The genomic DNA CAACCGACGTAGCCGGAGTATTCGAGTTCGGACTCCGGGGAGATCTTGCGCCGGCTCGGCGAGGTGATGCCGTCGGCGAAGACCACCAGGTCGGCCCGTTCCCGCAGCCCGGAGGCGAAGCGCACCTCCACACCGCGGTCGTCCTCCTCGAACCCGGCGGCGTACTCCCCCAGGTGGTAGTGCTCGGTGCCGAAGTCGGCGAGCAGCGCCCGGTAGAAGGTGCCCCACGAGGTGTAGCTCCAGGGTGCGTTGTCGCGGTGCAGGATGGTGTTGTCGGAGTCCAGGTACTGCACGTAATGCGTTGAGGTGCTGACCTGTTCGGGATGCTGGGTACTGCATTCGGCGAACCAGCGGATGGTGTCGGGCTGCAGGACGATCCCGCCGCCGCGACCGTCGAGGCTGGTGGGGGTGCGCTCGTAGACGTCGACGTCGAACCCGAGGCGGCGCAGCAACAGTGCCGCGGTCAGGCCTCCGATCGAGCCGCCGACGACGATGGCCCGGCTTCCGGTCCAGTCGTGGCGGGCGTTGACTGCCTCAGACATGGGTGTCTCCTTCGAGATCGAGGAACCGTCGCGCGTTGGCCTCCAGAACGTCGTCGTCCAGGCCCACGCTGTGGGGAAGATCAAGCGGCCGTTCGACACCCATGTCGAACGGATAGTCACTGCCGCACACCAGGTGTGTGGGGTCGGCATGGGCGCGCAGCAGCTCGAGTGCCGGCCCGTCGTGGGTCAGGGTGTCGAACCACAACTTGGCGAAGCCGTCCCGCGGTGCGGCGGTGCCGGCGCTGCGCACATCGGCGCGGGCCTGCCAGCCGTGCTGCCAGCGACCCACCAGCGCGGGCGCGCAGCCGCCGCCGTGCAGCATCGCGATGCGCAGGTCCGGATGCTGTTCCAGCACCCCGCCCAGCACCAGAGCTGCTGCGGCCGTGGCCGTCTCGGTGGGATTGCCGATCAGGTTGACCAGGTAGTAGGACGTCCACTCGGGGCGCGGCAGTTGCATCGGATGCACCAGCACCGCCAGGTTCTCCTCGGCGGCGATGCCCACGATGTCGCGCATCGGACCCCGGTCGAAGGACTCGTTGCCCAGCAGCGGCGGGACCGCGATACCGCGGATGGCCGGGTCGAAGGTGGCCATCTGCTTGCGGGCGGCGTCGGGATCGTGCAGCGACACCAGACCCAGGCCCAGCAGCCGGCCGTCGCTGTCGTGGCACACCTGGGCCAGCGCGTCGTTGAACGCACCCACGTACCCGTCGACCCCGGGGTCGTCGGTCACCGGGAAGGCGAACGGCGGCGCGGAGAGCACCCGCGATCCCAGCCCGGCGGCGTCGGTGTCGGCGAGCACCCGCTGCGGGTCACTCATCGCGTCGGTGGCGATGGACAGCGGCAGCTCACCGAGATGCAGTTGCCCGTCGCGGCCGTTGAGTGCCGGCAGCGGTGAACCCGGTGGCAGACCGAACAGCTCCTGCGGCAGCCAGTGCGCGTGCACGTCGATGGCGCCGGAGCGGATCATGCTGCACTCCCCTGCGCCACCTGCGCGGCCTCCAGCTTCTCGAACCGGGCCAGCACCTCGGCCTGCAGCATGGCCACGGCGGGGTCGGAGGCCCGGCGGGGACGGGGCAGGTCGACGTCGATGATCTCGTGGACGCGTCCGCCCGGCTCGAGAACGATGATGCGGTCCGACAATTGGACGGCCTCGGTGACGTCGTGGGTGACGAACATGACGGTGCGGCGCGACTCCAGCCAGATGCGCTCCAGATGTTCGCGCAGGGTGCGGGACGTCATCGCATCCAGGTGGCTGAACGGCTCGTCCATCAGCAGCACGTCGGGTTCGACGGCGAAGGCGCGGGCGATGCCGATGCGCTGCTGCTGGCCGCCGGAGAGTTGGGACGGGTAGCGGTCGGCGCAGTGTGACAGGCCCACCAGGTCCAGGTAGTGCTTGGCGCGGTCCTGCCAGCCGGGCCGCTCGTGTTGCACGAAGCCGAGATTGGCCATCACGGTGCGCCACGGCAGCAGCCGCGGATCCTGGAAGACGTATCCCACCCGGGCGTCCCGGCTGCCCGAGCGCAGGCTGACGGTGCCCGAGGTGTGGGTCTCGATGCCGGAGACGATGTTCAGCAGGGTGGTCTTGCCACTGCCGGACGGGCCGACGACGGAGACGAACGTCTCGCCGGAGATGGTGAGGTCGATGTTGTCGATGACGCGGGTGCGGTTGCCCTTGCGGTCGTGGTAGTCCTTGACCAGATCGCGGATTTCGATGGACGCCATGGGTTTTCTCTCTTTCAGACCGTGCGCCAGCGGGTGGCGTACTTTTCGATGGGGCCGAGGATCAGCAGGTCGGCGATGACGAGCACCAAGATGAACACCAGCACCCAGGCGAAGAAGCCGTCGAGTTGGTTGGCGTCATACCAGTAGCGTGACCGCCACCCGACCCCGGAGGTGGAGCCGAACCACTCGGCCAGCAACAGGCCGTTCCACGCGCTCATGATGGCGAAGCGCACCGCGGCCACGGTGGATCCGGCCACCGCCGGCGCCACGATGTGACGCAGGATGTAGGAGCTGGGCACCCCGAAAGACCGTGCCATCAAGACCAGTTCGGCGGGTACGGCGCGGGTGGCCTTGGCGATGTTGACCACCACGAACGGCAGTCCGGACAGGAACACCGTGACCACCGGGGTGAGCCAGCCGAAGCCGAACCACATGGTGGTCAGCAGCGCCCAGATCACCGCGGGTATGGCCAGTCCGGCGGCGTTGAGGTCGGAGAAGGCCAGGTCTGCGAGTTTCGACATGCCCATGAGCACGCCCAGGGCGGTACCGACCACCAGCGCCAGCACCAGGCCGAGGGCAAATCGGTTGGCCGACAACGCCAGGTTGTGCCAGAGTTCGCCGGCGGCGGCCTCGCCGGCCAGGCGTTCGACGGTCAGGGCCGCCGACGGCACGCGGTTGCCGACCACCACCGCGATCTGCCACACCGCCAGGATGCTGAGTACGGAGGCGATGATGGCCACGGCCGAGGAGCCCTGGGCCTTCACCTGCCGGGTCAAGGTGGTCATGCGAGGTCCTTCCGCCAGGCGAAGAAGCGGGCCTCGGCGTAGGCCAGGCCGCGTTCGATCAGGATCATGGTGATGATGAACAGCCCGGTCCAGGCCAGCATGTCGGCCACCTGGAACTCCTGGTAGGCCTTGCGGATCATGAAGCCCACGCCGTCGCTGGCGCCGAACACCTCGGTGAGGGCCTCCACCTTCCACGCCATCGCGAAGCCGTAGCGCACACCGGCGAACACGAAGGTGGCCAGGGCGGGCAGATACAGATGGCGCAGCACGTCGCGCCGGTTGCGCTCGAAGGCCTGGCACATCGCCAGCAGGTTGCCGTCCACCGAGCGCACGCCTTCGGCCACGTTGATGGCGATGAACGGGGTGGCCACCAGAGCGGACACCACGATGGGGCCGCCGGCACCGACCCCGAAGATCAGCAGGCCGAACACCGCATAGGTCAGGCCCGGCATGTTGCCGAGCACGAACAGCGGCAGCGAGAAGTAGGTGGTCATGAACCGGCTGCGGCCCATCGCAAAGCCGACGACCAGCCCCACCACCATCGCGATCAGGAAGCCCGCCACGATCTTGGCGATGCTGGAGGCGAAGTTGGTGAAAGCCGCTCCAGACACCGTGATCTCGATGATCTGTTCGCCGACGGCCAGCGGTGCGGGCAGGATCGGGTCATCGATCCAGGCGGCGATGGCAGCCCAGGCGGCCACCGCGAGCACCAGCGCGACGCCGGAGACCAGCCACCGCCGGGGACCCCTGGATGGTCTGGATTTCGGCTCGTCGGGCACGCGCACCGGCGCCGAGATCGTCTGCGTCACTGCTGGACTCCTTCGGTGGGGAGGAACTGGGGATCGGCAATCTCGTCGCCGATGATGCCGGTGCTGCGCATCAGGTCGAAGATCGAGCTCTCGTCGTCGGCCCACTGCTGGTCGAAGCGCACGTCGTCGACCACCCAGTCATGTTCGGCCACATACTGTTTCATGAACTCGATGTCCTCGGGCGTGGCGACAGCGAAGTGCTGGGGGTAGCGTTCGATCATCTCGTCGCGATGACCCTGCCACTCGGCCAGGCCGAGCTCCCACAGGTCCAGGAACGCCGACACCTCTTTGGGGTGTTCTTCCACCCACTCCTTGCGGGCGACGAAGACGTTGCCCATCGGACCGTCGTGGCCGGGCGCGTTGAGCTCGGCGAACAGGTCGGCCGAGGATTTGCCGTCGTAGAGCGGGCGCACGGCGCCGTCACGCAGTTCCCGCGCGGACAGGTCCGGATAGCAGATGCAGGCGTCGATCTCGCCGCGCGCCAACAGGTTCGACAGGTTCTGGATGTCGGCCACCACGATCTCGAAGTCGGATCCCGAGCCCTGCTCGTCGACGAGGTTCATGTCGTGCATCTGCTTGATCAGCGCGCTCCACACCAGGGTGCCCGACACGGTGGTGAACACGCCGATGCGCTTGCCGCGCAGATCCGCCACGGACTGCGCCGGGTCATCGGCGCGCACCAGGAAACGGCTGCGCTCGGCGTTGTAGCGGCCGATGATGACGGTCTCGCGCTGCGTCTGCTCCTCGAGATAGGGCACCTCGAAGGACGCGGTGGAGATGATGTCTGCGTGCCCGCCGGCAAACAGGCCGAATTCGTCCCAGGTGGCGCTGGTCTCGATGGTGTAGCCGGTCTGCTCCTCCCACTCGTCGACCAGGCCGGTGTCGTGCATGTAGTCCCAGATGGGGTCCGGCGCGAACGTGAAGCGGATCTCACCGTCCTGTGCGGCCCGCGACGACGCCGGCCCACCGAGCCCGGCCGAGCAGCCGCTGGTGAAGATCGTCGTCGCGACGGCGGCCAGTGCCATGGCCACCTGCGTGTGCCTCCTCATGGGCACCTCCTCGTGAGTCTTGTGACGGCTGTCACCGTCGGAGACCACGATGCGTGACGGAGGACACTCGCAGCAATGTCTGCGCACACACACTTATGCTGGTTTGTGTGTCCACAGAAACACAGCATCCTCCCCTGGAACGGTGGCTGGACGCCTTGGCCGGCATCGGGGAGGCGGTGGGTGGGGACGAACCCGTCACCGACCTGCTGAACCGCGTCGCCCGCACCGCTTGCACACTGCTGGGCTACGACTTCTGCGCGGTGTTCCTGCCCGACGACAGCCGCCACGCGCTGACCATCGTCGGCTACCACGGCCTGTCCCCCGAGTACGTCGCGAAGGTCAACGCCCAGCGGCCCATCCTGCTCGACGAGTCCGGCGGCGAGGAGGCACCCACCAGCGTCGCGTTCCGCACCGGCGATGTGGTGGCCCTCGAGGACATCGAGTCGATGCCCGGCATCGGCCCGTGGGGCGGGGTGGCCCACGAGCAGGGCTACCGGGCGCTGGTCTCGGTGCCGCTGCGCCGCGGTGGCCGCGTCGTGGGCGCCCTCAACGGCTACCACGCGCAGCCGCACCACTTCGACCACGCCGAGATCAGCCTGGTGAACGCCATGGCCACCCAGGTGGCGATCGCACTGGGCACCGCCCAGCTGCGCGCCAGTGAGCAGAACACCATCCGCGAACTGCGCCGCTCGGAGGAAGTGCACACCCTTCTGACCGCCATCGCGCTGCGGGGAGAAGGGGTGGGTGGTGTCGCCGCGGCGCTGGCCGAGCTGCTGGGTCACGACGTCCTGATCGAGGACATCTACGGCGAGCGATTGGCCGGCGGGTTCACCGAGCCGCGCCCCGAGGCCGCCGCCACCGAGGTGATGCTGGACGGAAAAGTGCTGGCCCACATCCGCATCGACGCCGACGCCCAGGATCTGTCGCGCCTGGATGTGCGCGCGGCCGAGCAGGCCGCGGTGGTCACCGCGCTGGAGCTGCTGCGCGCCCGCACCGCCGCCGAGGTGGAGCAGCGGTTGCGCGGGTCCCTGGTCGCCGACCTGCTGGCCGCCGGCTCCGACGTCGAGGCGCTGCTGGACCGGGCCCGGCGGCTGGGCTGGGATCTGTCGGGACCGCAGCACCTGGTGGCGCTGCGCTGCGCCGGCCCGCGCGACCGGTTACTGGCCGCGGCCGATCGCGTGGTCTCCCGGGTGTCACCGCGGCCACTGGCGGCGATCCACCGCGACGACCTGGTGCTGGTGTGGTCTCCGACCGCAGGCGACGTGGCCGTGTTCGCGGCACAGCTGATGGGGGCGCTGGTGAGCGCGGGCACCGCGGCAGGCGCGGTGGCCGCGGTGACCGGCGCCGAGCCGCCCGCCGGTCTGCCCACCCTGTTCCGCACCGTGCGGGGAGCGTTGAACGTCGCCGACGCGGACGCCGGCCTGATCGATCTGCGCGAGGCCGCCATCGACCATCTGCTGCTACAACTCGACGACCCGGCCGCGCTGCGGGATTTCGCGGATTCCACGCTGGGCCCGGCGCTGCGCTATGACCGCGAGAACGGCACCGAGCTGCTGCGCACCGCCCGGGTGCTGCTGGAGCAGGACCTGGACCGCCACGCCACCGCCGCGCAGCTGCATCTGCATCCCAACACGGTGGCCCAGCGAGTGCGTCGACTCGAAGGGCTGACCGACCTGAAGCTCGCCAAACCCCGTGACCTGCTGCGGCTGACGTCGGCCTTGACCGTCGCGCGCATCATCGGGCTGGGCTGACAGACTGGAGCGCATGAGTTTGTCGCCCCTGGAGAAGATCGGCCTGCGGCTGTTGCGTGTGCATGACGTGATCTATCAGAAGAGCGGCGGCCGGATCGGGCACCGGCTGCCTGGCGCTCCGCCCAGCCTGCTGCTGCACTCGGTGGGCGCCAAGACCGGCGCGGCGCGGGTGAACACCTTGACCTATGCCACCGACGGCGGGCGGTACCTGATCGTCGCCTCCAACGGCGGCGCCAACAGGTACCCGGCCTGGTACCACAACCTCAAGGCCCACCCCGACGTCGAGATCAACGTCGGGACACAGCGTTTCGCGGTGCACGCCGACATCCTGCTGCCGGAGCACCCGGAGTACGCGCGGCTGTGGCAGGTGGTCAACGCCAACAACTCCGATCGCTACACCAACTACCAGCAGCGCACCGACCGGCCCATCGCGATCATCGCGCTGCGTCCGGTGTAGTCGCCAACCGGAATGCGTTGAGCCCGGGCATCGTTGTCTGCCGAGACGGACACGGGTAGCGACGGGAGAGGCCGCGGGTGCGACGCTGGGAAATGGACGGTATCGGTCGGCACCATCTGAGATTGCGCGACGTGGACATTCCCGAGCCGGCACCCGGGGAGATCCTGGTGCGGGTGTCCGCCGTGTCCTTGAACTACCGCGACAAGATGGTCATCGAAACCGGGCGCGGACTGGACCTGCGTTTCCCGTTCACCCCGGGTTCCGACCTGGCGGGAACCGTTGCGCGCGTAGGCGAAAACGTGACGCGCTTCGAGGTCGGTGAGCGGGTGATCTCCACGTTCACCCCCGATTGGCGCGACGGCACCCGCGGCGGAAGCGCCCGCACCCCTTCCTATCGCACCCTCGGGGGTTTCTACCCCGGTGTGCTGGCCGAGTACGTGAGCTTGTCCGAGGAGTGGTTCGTCTCGGCTCCCGACACCGTGTCCGCAGAGCAGGCCAGCACGTTGCCGTGTGCGGGGGTGACCGCCTGGTTCGCACTCGTCGAGCGGGGGCGGGTCCACGCCGGCGAAACAGTCCTGGTGGAGGGCACGGGCGGGGTGTCGTTGTTCGGCATCCAGATCGCCAAGGCCCATGGCGCCCGTGTCATCGTCTCCGGGAGCGCGGCCAAGCTGGACCGGGCGCGGGCCCTGGGCGCCGACGATGTGGTCGACCGGCAGGACCCCGACTGGGTGTCCACCATCTACTCACTCACCGGTGACCACGGCGCCGACCACGTGCTGGAGATCGTCGGTGGCGCGCACCTCGGCGCGGCCGTCGAGGTCGCGGCCGTAGGCGGCAGGATCCATCAGATCGGCGCACTGGAGGGCTTTGAGATCAGCGCACCCGCAATGCCGCTGATGTTGAAAGACGTGGTGATCCACGGCATCGGCACCGGCCACCGCCGCGCACTGGAGGACCTGGTGGCAGCGGTGGACCGGGTCGGCATGACACCGACCGTCGACCAGGTCTACCCGATGTCCGAGCTACCGGCGGCCCTGGATCACCTGGACCGCGGGCCGTTCGGCAAGCTCGTCGTCGAGGTGGCGGGCGGAGGTTAGAAGAGTTCCTTGGCAAGCAGTTCCAGCGTCGCCACCCGTGCCGGGGCGGAGGCAGCGGCGGTGCCGCGGAACGCCGACCCCACCGGGTTGATCATCACCTCGTCGACACCGAAGTGTTCGGCGATCTCGCGCACCTGCTCAGCGGCCTCGGCCGGAGCGCCGACGACAGCCCGGGCGCGGCCGTCTTCGATGATGGCGCTCTCCTGGGCGGTGAACTGCATCTGCTCCGCCTCCTCGACGAGATCGACGGCGCGCAAGGGCTTTCCGGTCCGCAGCGTCGACATCATCACCAGCTGCGGCAGCAGCAGGGCGTGCGCTTCCTCGGCGGTGGGGGCCACCGAGGCGTTGACCGTCATGAACGTCACCGGCTCGGCCGCCAGGTCGCTGGGCTGGAACTCCTCGCGATAGGTCGCCAATGCCTCCTCGGTGCCCTGCCCGGCGAAGTGGTGGGCGAACACGTACGGCAGGCCCTTGGCGGCAGCCAGGTGCGCCGAGTACATCGACGAGCCCAGCAGCCACAGCCGCGGCTCACCGGCTGCTGCCGGCGTGGCCTTGAGGACGTACTCCGGGCGCATCAGCTGACGGGGCATCTCCACCCGGACGCCGGTGGCGCTCATCATGGCGGCCACCTCGTCGAGGTAGCGGGGAAAGTTGGCGATGTCGGAGTCGTCGCGACCCGCGGGACCCCGCAGCGCCATCGACGTCACCGGATCCGAACCGGGCGCGCGGCCCAGGCCCAGATCGATGCGCCCGGGGGCCGCGGCCTCCAGCAGCGCGAACTGCTCCGCGACGGCCAGCGGTGCGTGATTGGGCAGCATCACGCCGCCGGAACCGAGCCGGATCTGCCGGGTCTGACCGGCCAGATACGCCAGCACCACGGGCGGGCTGGTGGCCGCCACGGCGGGCATGTTGTGGTGTTCGGCCACCCAGTAGCGGGTGTAACCCAGCTCATCGGCAGCCTGCGCCAGTTCCACCGTGGCAGCCAAGGCGTCAGCGGAGGTCTGGTCGGAGCGAACAGGGACGAGATCGAGCACAGATAACCGCATAACTGGTCCCAACGTCGTCATCCCCTCATTTATTGCGACTTCGGCGCGCAGATAAGCGCTGAGCGGTTACGGGCGCGCCGACATCGCATCGGCCCGGCCGAACACGTCGTCGAGCATCGCGGGTGTCAGTCGGCCGGTGAACATGTTCTGCTGGCTGGGGTGATAGCAGCCGAGCAGCGCCAGCCCCGGCCTGACCTCGAACAGCACGTTGTGTCCGAACTTGGGCCTGCGCGACTCCCCCAGCATCGACAGCGCCACCTGCCAGGCGAAGCCGCCCAGTGCGACCACCACCTGCACGTGCCGGGACACCAGGCGCCACTCGGCCGCCAGCCAGGGCGCGCAGGTCGTGCGCTCCGCCGGGGTGGGCGCGTTGCCCGGCGGCGCGCACCGCACCGGTGCGCTGACGCGGATGGCGGTGGTGTCCAGGCCGTCGGCGGCGTCGACGCTGGTGGGCTGATTGACCAGGCCCACGCGGTACAGCGACG from Mycolicibacterium tokaiense includes the following:
- a CDS encoding ABC transporter ATP-binding protein gives rise to the protein MASIEIRDLVKDYHDRKGNRTRVIDNIDLTISGETFVSVVGPSGSGKTTLLNIVSGIETHTSGTVSLRSGSRDARVGYVFQDPRLLPWRTVMANLGFVQHERPGWQDRAKHYLDLVGLSHCADRYPSQLSGGQQQRIGIARAFAVEPDVLLMDEPFSHLDAMTSRTLREHLERIWLESRRTVMFVTHDVTEAVQLSDRIIVLEPGGRVHEIIDVDLPRPRRASDPAVAMLQAEVLARFEKLEAAQVAQGSAA
- a CDS encoding zinc-dependent alcohol dehydrogenase family protein — translated: MDIPEPAPGEILVRVSAVSLNYRDKMVIETGRGLDLRFPFTPGSDLAGTVARVGENVTRFEVGERVISTFTPDWRDGTRGGSARTPSYRTLGGFYPGVLAEYVSLSEEWFVSAPDTVSAEQASTLPCAGVTAWFALVERGRVHAGETVLVEGTGGVSLFGIQIAKAHGARVIVSGSAAKLDRARALGADDVVDRQDPDWVSTIYSLTGDHGADHVLEIVGGAHLGAAVEVAAVGGRIHQIGALEGFEISAPAMPLMLKDVVIHGIGTGHRRALEDLVAAVDRVGMTPTVDQVYPMSELPAALDHLDRGPFGKLVVEVAGGG
- a CDS encoding ABC transporter permease; the protein is MTTLTRQVKAQGSSAVAIIASVLSILAVWQIAVVVGNRVPSAALTVERLAGEAAAGELWHNLALSANRFALGLVLALVVGTALGVLMGMSKLADLAFSDLNAAGLAIPAVIWALLTTMWFGFGWLTPVVTVFLSGLPFVVVNIAKATRAVPAELVLMARSFGVPSSYILRHIVAPAVAGSTVAAVRFAIMSAWNGLLLAEWFGSTSGVGWRSRYWYDANQLDGFFAWVLVFILVLVIADLLILGPIEKYATRWRTV
- a CDS encoding helix-turn-helix domain-containing protein, giving the protein MSTETQHPPLERWLDALAGIGEAVGGDEPVTDLLNRVARTACTLLGYDFCAVFLPDDSRHALTIVGYHGLSPEYVAKVNAQRPILLDESGGEEAPTSVAFRTGDVVALEDIESMPGIGPWGGVAHEQGYRALVSVPLRRGGRVVGALNGYHAQPHHFDHAEISLVNAMATQVAIALGTAQLRASEQNTIRELRRSEEVHTLLTAIALRGEGVGGVAAALAELLGHDVLIEDIYGERLAGGFTEPRPEAAATEVMLDGKVLAHIRIDADAQDLSRLDVRAAEQAAVVTALELLRARTAAEVEQRLRGSLVADLLAAGSDVEALLDRARRLGWDLSGPQHLVALRCAGPRDRLLAAADRVVSRVSPRPLAAIHRDDLVLVWSPTAGDVAVFAAQLMGALVSAGTAAGAVAAVTGAEPPAGLPTLFRTVRGALNVADADAGLIDLREAAIDHLLLQLDDPAALRDFADSTLGPALRYDRENGTELLRTARVLLEQDLDRHATAAQLHLHPNTVAQRVRRLEGLTDLKLAKPRDLLRLTSALTVARIIGLG
- a CDS encoding amidohydrolase family protein; translation: MIRSGAIDVHAHWLPQELFGLPPGSPLPALNGRDGQLHLGELPLSIATDAMSDPQRVLADTDAAGLGSRVLSAPPFAFPVTDDPGVDGYVGAFNDALAQVCHDSDGRLLGLGLVSLHDPDAARKQMATFDPAIRGIAVPPLLGNESFDRGPMRDIVGIAAEENLAVLVHPMQLPRPEWTSYYLVNLIGNPTETATAAAALVLGGVLEQHPDLRIAMLHGGGCAPALVGRWQHGWQARADVRSAGTAAPRDGFAKLWFDTLTHDGPALELLRAHADPTHLVCGSDYPFDMGVERPLDLPHSVGLDDDVLEANARRFLDLEGDTHV
- a CDS encoding uracil-DNA glycosylase, which codes for MHPHPRTGRLFASPVPAGRGWPGDPARPATPAAGDAATVEQLAADARTLKQLDAQISVCRACPRLVQWREEVAEVKRRAFADQPYWGRPVPGWGAVNPRIFIVGLAPAAHGANRTGRVFTGDRSGDQLFASLYRVGLVNQPTSVDAADGLDTTAIRVSAPVRCAPPGNAPTPAERTTCAPWLAAEWRLVSRHVQVVVALGGFAWQVALSMLGESRRPKFGHNVLFEVRPGLALLGCYHPSQQNMFTGRLTPAMLDDVFGRADAMSARP
- a CDS encoding LLM class flavin-dependent oxidoreductase → MRLSVLDLVPVRSDQTSADALAATVELAQAADELGYTRYWVAEHHNMPAVAATSPPVVLAYLAGQTRQIRLGSGGVMLPNHAPLAVAEQFALLEAAAPGRIDLGLGRAPGSDPVTSMALRGPAGRDDSDIANFPRYLDEVAAMMSATGVRVEMPRQLMRPEYVLKATPAAAGEPRLWLLGSSMYSAHLAAAKGLPYVFAHHFAGQGTEEALATYREEFQPSDLAAEPVTFMTVNASVAPTAEEAHALLLPQLVMMSTLRTGKPLRAVDLVEEAEQMQFTAQESAIIEDGRARAVVGAPAEAAEQVREIAEHFGVDEVMINPVGSAFRGTAAASAPARVATLELLAKELF
- a CDS encoding ABC transporter substrate-binding protein: MRRHTQVAMALAAVATTIFTSGCSAGLGGPASSRAAQDGEIRFTFAPDPIWDYMHDTGLVDEWEEQTGYTIETSATWDEFGLFAGGHADIISTASFEVPYLEEQTQRETVIIGRYNAERSRFLVRADDPAQSVADLRGKRIGVFTTVSGTLVWSALIKQMHDMNLVDEQGSGSDFEIVVADIQNLSNLLARGEIDACICYPDLSARELRDGAVRPLYDGKSSADLFAELNAPGHDGPMGNVFVARKEWVEEHPKEVSAFLDLWELGLAEWQGHRDEMIERYPQHFAVATPEDIEFMKQYVAEHDWVVDDVRFDQQWADDESSIFDLMRSTGIIGDEIADPQFLPTEGVQQ
- a CDS encoding nitroreductase family deazaflavin-dependent oxidoreductase, with translation MSLSPLEKIGLRLLRVHDVIYQKSGGRIGHRLPGAPPSLLLHSVGAKTGAARVNTLTYATDGGRYLIVASNGGANRYPAWYHNLKAHPDVEINVGTQRFAVHADILLPEHPEYARLWQVVNANNSDRYTNYQQRTDRPIAIIALRPV
- a CDS encoding ABC transporter permease, producing the protein MTQTISAPVRVPDEPKSRPSRGPRRWLVSGVALVLAVAAWAAIAAWIDDPILPAPLAVGEQIIEITVSGAAFTNFASSIAKIVAGFLIAMVVGLVVGFAMGRSRFMTTYFSLPLFVLGNMPGLTYAVFGLLIFGVGAGGPIVVSALVATPFIAINVAEGVRSVDGNLLAMCQAFERNRRDVLRHLYLPALATFVFAGVRYGFAMAWKVEALTEVFGASDGVGFMIRKAYQEFQVADMLAWTGLFIITMILIERGLAYAEARFFAWRKDLA